A window of Roseiflexus castenholzii DSM 13941 genomic DNA:
AGCGAGGCGGCGCGACATGCTCCTGGCAGCAGCGGCGCAGTGACCGGCGCAATCATGGCAGTGACATACCTTTCCTTTGTCGTGTGTGCGCCGCTTATCGGCTGGATAGCGGAACTGGTCTCGCTTCAAACGGCGCTGCTGACGGTTGCGCTCAGCGGCATAGGCATCGTTGGGCTGGCGCGCGGCATCGCTCGATGACAGGAACGCACAGAAACGATTTCTCGTGTACAATGCAGCCATGATGACTCGTTGTCTCCGCTTCGTGAGTGCGCTGCTCGTCGTCGTGCTGGCGGGATGCGGCAACCTGCCCGTTCCGTTGGGTTCGATGTCGACCACAACGCCCACCCCTCTTCCAACAGCGACGTCGCAGCCAACGGTCGCGCCAACCGACACACCACGCCCGACGCCTCCTGCAACGGCAACGCCAACCCTTGCCCCCACTGCAACGCCGACAGTCACGCCATACCCGCTCCTGCCCACCCCCACGCTTGCGCCGCTAAGCGCAAACGAGCGTCAGGCGGTTTTCGAAGATGTCTGGACACTGGTGCGCGACCGGTATGTGTACGAGGACTATGGCGGCGTCGATTGGGACGCGGTGCGTGCTGAATTTGAGCCGCGCATTGCCCGCGCCGCTTCGGAAGCGGAGTTCTATGCGCTTATCGAAGAAATGATCGGGCGGCTTGGCGATGATCATACGCGCTTCGACACGCCCCAGGAAGTAGCGGAAGAAGCAGCGCGTTTCGACGGCGGCGTGGCATATGCCGGCATTGGCGCCATGATCCGCGATCTGGAAGAAGGGATTCTGATCACCCGTCTCGCTCCTGGCGGACCGGCGGAGCAGGCAGGGCTTCAGCCGCGCGACCTGATCATTGCCGTCAATGGCGTGCCGGTCAGCGACACCATCACCTTTGGTCCTGGCGGTCCGGTCTCGGTGGTGCGCGGACAACCCGGAACGCCGGTGCAACTCCGGATCATCGACGCCGCCGGCGCCACACGCGATGTGACGGTCATTCGCCAGATCATCCCTCCCGATGCATTCCCGATTGTCGAGGCGCGCCGCGTGCCGGGAACCGATATTGGCGTGGTGCTGATCGATACATTCAATGTCTCAGCGCTCGATGAGCGCGTAACCGACGCCATTATGTCGCTCTATCAATCTGGTCCGCTTGATGGGCTGATTCTGGATGTGCGCACCAACGGCGGGGGACGCCTCGATATGCTGCGGCGCACGCTTGGATTGTTCCTCGATGGGGGGACAATCGGCAGCAGCAGCGGACGCGAGCGATCATTCAGCATCGACGTGCCTTCTGGCAAGACGTTGCCACTGCTCGAGCAGATGCCGATTGTGGTATTGACCAGTGATGAAACCGCCAGCGCCGCCGAAATGTTTGCAGCCGGCTTGCAATTCCGTGGACGGGCGCGAGTGGTCGGTACGCCAAGCGCGGGCAATACCGAGAATCTGATCGGGTATGATCTCGATGACGGTTCACGCTTCTGGCTGGCAGAACTGGTCTTCCGCCTGCCTGATGGATCGTTGCTCGAAGGGCGCGGCGTCCAGCCGGATCGGATCGTCGAGATTGACTGGTGGCGCTACGCATTCGAGGACGATCCGCAGATACATGCAGCGGTCGAGGAACTCCAGCTTGTCGGTCGATCAAATGACGTTGCAGAGGTGGTCGAACGTTGAACGCTGGAAAGGCAAGGGGCAGAGACGGGATGGGCGAAAGCGGCGCGCGGAACATATCAATCCCTGTCTCCTGACCCTTAACCCCTGACCCGCGACCTGGTTCTCATACTCATGCGCGGTCATTCGCACAACACTGCCGGGGCGCTGCGGGCTAAAGCCCATAACGCGCTGTGGAACGACACGCTGGTAAAAATTCATTCGCACAACACTGCCGGGGCGCTGCGGGCTAAAGCCCTCGCTAAGGACATGAAAGCCCCGCTGGGGCTTGCGAACCGGTCGCTCGAACATCTTGTCTGGCTGACCGCAAGTTCGTATCAGTTCTCGGTTCTCGGTTCTCAGTTCTCGGTTCTTACACCATGGATACAATGCTCAACCGCATTCTGGCGCACAAACGCATCGAAGTCGAGCGACAGCGCATCAAGACGCCATACGATCAAATGCGCACCCGTGCTGAAACGGCGCCGCCGCCGCGCGACTTTGGCGCTGCGCTGCGCGCCCATCATCCTATCGCGCTGATTGCCGAAGTCAAAAAAGCGTCACCGTCGAAAGGGGTGCTAATCGAAAACTTCGATCCACTGGCGCTGGCGCGGACCTACGCTAGTAACGGCGCCGCCGCCATCTCGGTGTTGACCGACGTCCGCTTCTTCCAGGGTCATCTGAAGTACATAGAAGGAATCCGCGCCCTGTTCGACCGGGGCGCTGCGCCACCGTTGCCGCTGCTGCGCAAAGACTTCATGATCGACCCCTATCAGATCGTGGAAGCGCGCGCCTACGGCGCCGACGCCGTGCTGCTGATCGTCGCCGCGCTCGACGATGAGACGCTGGCGGCGTTGCTGGCGCTGGCCGGCGACCTTGGTATGCAGGCGCTCGTCGAAGTTCACAATGCAGACGAACTCCGCCGCGCCCTGGCGGTTGGCGCGCGCATCATTGGCGTCAACAACCGCGATTTGCACAGTTTCACAACGACCCTGGAAACCACGCGCCACCTTGCGGCGCTTCTTCCGTCAGAAAACCGACCGCTACTGGTCAGCGAAAGCGGGATATTCACCGCCGATCACGTTGCGTTGGTGCGCTCCTGGGGCGTCGATGCCGTCCTCGTTGGCGAGGCGCTGGTCACTGCTCCCGATATTGCCGGCAAAGTGCGTGAACTGGGAGGACGCCTGTGAGATGTCCAGGTTGCGACGGGTTGATCGAGGAATCGGATGTGCCGTTTTGCCCGTTTTGTGGCATGCAAATCCGTGTTTC
This region includes:
- the trpC gene encoding indole-3-glycerol phosphate synthase TrpC produces the protein MDTMLNRILAHKRIEVERQRIKTPYDQMRTRAETAPPPRDFGAALRAHHPIALIAEVKKASPSKGVLIENFDPLALARTYASNGAAAISVLTDVRFFQGHLKYIEGIRALFDRGAAPPLPLLRKDFMIDPYQIVEARAYGADAVLLIVAALDDETLAALLALAGDLGMQALVEVHNADELRRALAVGARIIGVNNRDLHSFTTTLETTRHLAALLPSENRPLLVSESGIFTADHVALVRSWGVDAVLVGEALVTAPDIAGKVRELGGRL
- a CDS encoding S41 family peptidase, which codes for MMTRCLRFVSALLVVVLAGCGNLPVPLGSMSTTTPTPLPTATSQPTVAPTDTPRPTPPATATPTLAPTATPTVTPYPLLPTPTLAPLSANERQAVFEDVWTLVRDRYVYEDYGGVDWDAVRAEFEPRIARAASEAEFYALIEEMIGRLGDDHTRFDTPQEVAEEAARFDGGVAYAGIGAMIRDLEEGILITRLAPGGPAEQAGLQPRDLIIAVNGVPVSDTITFGPGGPVSVVRGQPGTPVQLRIIDAAGATRDVTVIRQIIPPDAFPIVEARRVPGTDIGVVLIDTFNVSALDERVTDAIMSLYQSGPLDGLILDVRTNGGGRLDMLRRTLGLFLDGGTIGSSSGRERSFSIDVPSGKTLPLLEQMPIVVLTSDETASAAEMFAAGLQFRGRARVVGTPSAGNTENLIGYDLDDGSRFWLAELVFRLPDGSLLEGRGVQPDRIVEIDWWRYAFEDDPQIHAAVEELQLVGRSNDVAEVVER